Genomic segment of Benincasa hispida cultivar B227 chromosome 1, ASM972705v1, whole genome shotgun sequence:
AAAAATGACAATAATATTAAAAGACATTATTGACgcagaaggaagaagaaagaacaaaATTGCAAGGTGAATGGAGGAGGAGCAGTGGCAGTGGTTGGCTAGCATCTGCGATTAATAACTGATGGAATTGTGTTTGCAACCTCGTGGTTTTGTCACTGTTTTAAAATGGAGTCTGTATTTACGACAACAAAATAATATTGGTTACATTGAGGTTTAGGTTTGGACAAAGGGGGATTTGAAACATGCAAAAccaaaatcatttgaaaaaaatgtcTATATTTTCATCAGAAGCCAATAACATATTATGTTTATTGTGTGATCTAATGAAGGATTAAGGATGACAATGAGAGTCCTTTGGAAGGGCAAGGTGTGCTTTGGAAACAACAAATTAGGTTTATATAATCTTGAAAGGAATACGTTACCTTACCATCGTCACGTGATTTTTAGGCCTCGTTTCATCTTAAGTTCAATTCCCttacttttttttcaaatgttatcATCTATAATTATGTTCAAACAATTTTAGAATACATATGCAACGTCCATTAATCATATGCACTTAGTCATGTATAAATGCAAAATATATTAACAtgaaattagattttattttttttatttttttttaatttttgagttTAACAACTATTTAGCGTGTCATAAAAAATACAGAAAATATTACgaccaaaaaaaaatattatgagaAAAAACTATGAGCACAAAactttccttctctttttcctttaacAAGAgcattaaaccatttaattgtttcattagtAATGgatgagctttttttttttttttaatctttttggcTGAGTCTTGACTCTTGATACTGAATTAAtcacattttattcttttttaataacatttttcaaaaaccTATGTTTACATTTCATGCAAATGTTATTTGTCAGAGTCAGAAGTATATGGATTGATactatatattttaatcaataatGTTCCTTCATTTTCAAAGCGTGAATTTATATATGTTCAATATTATCTCCAATAGACACTGATccattaaaaatgtattttctaaattaaaatcaagatattattaaaatatttttatagtaaagaaagagaaagattaaAGTGAATCGTTCTAGCATGCactcctttcttcttttttttaagtacGAAATTTAAATTCCGTATTGATAAATAGAGAGAACAAACATGGTACATCATTTATAGTAATTGAAATTAAagtatataatatttactttataaaaatcaataattcacaAAAGAGTGAAAGAATAAACAGAAACCAGCTGAGCTTCATTCCTACCCTAAACCCAAAAGCTTCAAGCTTGGTTTCTCAAAACCCCTCACTTTCAATCCTACTTACATTATCACCCCAACAAAGTCTGTAATTATACTTTACACCCCCCACAACTTCTTTTCCTACCGAACAGAGAAAAGCAGAGGAGATTCCGGGGACGTAAAAACACACTCATCCCACAGGTAAAAATCTCCTATttttttctgtattttttttacCTTATGTTATTATAATTTACCTCGTCTTTTTACCGTATCTGCTTCTGCAAATCCTTGGAGCTTATGAAAGTTCCATGGAAGCCATAAGGAACTCGAGAAGGAAGCTTCACAGTTGCTTCAAGCTCCAAAGTCATAGCGTTAACGATCTGAAGCTCCGATTTCCATTCCTTCTCGTCGTGAACAAAAGCCAAGATGTGGCCGTCGTCTTCTGCTTCTGCCCCTTCTCTAGGTAGAAACAGAGGCTCGCCGCCGTACCTCTGATCGCCATACAGATACTTTCTGATTTCTCCGGTGAAGAGATCGACCTTCGCAAAACCAGAAACTTTTGGCCATGGCTCTGCTAGAGCAAGATAAGCGAACTGGGTTTTTCTTCCAAGCCGATTTCGGTTCACCATTCCGGCCTCTAAGTTCACTTGCTCTGTTTCGGCGATGATTGGCCGACGGGTCGATTTTCCGGTGGAGAGATTCAAACGAATTTCCGACAAAACGGATTTCAAATTCTCTTCGCATTCGTTGAAAATGGAGTCCGGTGGCGTCATGCACGACCCAATTACGACGATTTCGTTAGTTTCCGGTTCTTCCCAAGcgttccagagatggaaacagaAGCAATCAGGAGCTTCAATCCATTTAATGGCGTTGGCATCTGTGGCATTTTTGTCCAAAATTCCGAATCGGGAGATTTTTTCTTTGTCGTAGACCACTGGAGACCCGCCGCGGATCATCTCCGGCAACTTGAAAACCACCTGCTGGTCGGGAATTACGACGAATTTCTCTGTAATTGCGAAATCGTGCATCATCGTTGGCTGAGGCAAGGGAATTTCGACGTCCGGTGATTTCTCCCCCTCCGGCGAGAATTTGAAGTATTTCAAATATGGCTTTTGGATTACATCGTAGCTTAAAGCAAACATCTCCCCAGAAACAGGGTCGAGTTTCGGGTGGGCTATCATTGTGGATGTCAGTTGGCCATGGAAATCAAATCGGCCGACGGTTTTCAAATCACCCGCCGGAGTGACTGTGATTTGGTAAGGCAAATCGTCTTCGGACATGGCAAGAAGCCGTCCGTTGAAAAAGACCAGACCGGCGTTAGCGACTCCGATTCCATGGTTATGATCGACAAGGCCAAATAATCCTCTGGCATAGAAAAGCATGAGCCGAGCAATCCCAGAGTGGCCATGAAGTTCGCCGATTGCCTTAGGGAAAACCGGGCGGCCATAAGCTCGCTCCTGAACCAGGCGTTGAGTCTCCGTGAAGCGGCAAGCGTAACTAACGGCACCGCCGTCAGAGAATTCCACAGCATGAACCATCCCATCGCCGTCAAACAAGTGATGACCGGACACCGGTTCGTGAAGTGGGTTCGCCCCGTTTCGCACATAAACCCCTCGGATAGAGTCAGGAACTTTGCCAGTGACGGGCAAGCCCTTCCGAACCGGCTGCTCGGGCACGGGAGCGAAATTCCCAGCAATTTGAACAGCAGGGTCCGCCGTCTTGGGCAAGGAATGCTTCCTCTCTGCAGAAACCAGAGCATTCTCAACGGCATCAAGCGCGATAGCAGCAGCCCGTTGCAAGAAATTCCAGTCGTGGGAGGGGGAGGACAGGGAGGGAGGGGAAGGCGGAACCGTAGTCTTAAGTGGAGATGGAAATGCAGTGTGGGAATGCTTAGGAATTTGAATAATAGAAGGTGTATGGAGAGAACAGGTGGGAGCAACTCTGTTTCTGccataatttgaatttagagAGAGATTTTGCAGCATTGGAGAGGAAAGAGGAGATTTGAggagtgaagaagaagaagaagaagaagaagccatAATAGAAAGGAATTGAAATGAAGAAATTGAGAAAAGGGTTGAAggggtttgtttgtttgtttgtttgtttgtataaaagaaagaaagaaatggagTTAGAGAGAGAGTGTTGATGAGGGAAAAGGGAAGAGGAGAGGGAGAGTATATATACGGGAAAAAGGGAAGGGCAAAAaggtcaaatttaaaaattgttgGAGAAGAGACCACGTGTAGGATCAGCAAACAAAGTGAGactgttaaaattgaaataCCTAAACGTCACTCCAAACAAAGTGGGACATTCACTCCCCatcttcttatttttatttcttttctttcctttcttttcttttccatttatattttaattcccATACGTCTGTACATTTCTATAATCTTTATTTAACATATTTCCACCCTTTACTTAATAAAATTACAACTCCCACATTATAtgtttattcaaataaaaatataattgaagatttaaattgataaaatcttcaaaatttattcacataaattgatatttgtcgtctttccttcttttttttttccatttatttataCCCTCTCTCTCAACTTCTATACcatcaaattatattttgtaatatcaaTTCACAAGGATGGATTATTTGAGTGGCATCCATCTTCCGCTACACAATTATTTgaactaaatttatctatatattatgTGATAAATACGAGAATATGCTAAGGAAAGTTTCATGCATTTTCTAAGAATCATAATGATATTTTTGTCACGGTTCATGCATTTTTTTCAAGATTCTCTAACTCTTTGAGAATGTGATAGATAACATTTTAGTAATATTTGGGTGCATTTAATTTTATGTGACTCTCACATACCAAAAAATTGTAagaatcttttttaaaaaattcacatAATAAAGTAATTACGTAGTTTCACAAAAATGAGTGCAATCTATGATATACTTGAGtatttttatattgtttttgtgaaaaaaagaTATCAGTCTACACCTAAACTTTAGGGTTTATCAATctaaactctaaacttttgtATTCATTACCTTTTGTGAGACTtacaattgtatcaattaaacctCTCAACTTTGagaaatgaattaatttaaactctCAAGTCTCAACTAAAAATTCCTTTAAAAATTGTCCATGCatcaattataattatttattttattaatgtgaCATTTGAAGAAGTGTGCACATGTGTAAGAATTAAATGCATGAATTTAAAAAGGAATTAAATGcatgaacaattttgaaatacaaCCTTAATAAAGAGTCTAGATTGATtgacttataaaaatttaaaagtttagaaaaataattatatattttgccCTATATTTTTTATACACTTTACAGAAGTTCATGATTTAGAGTGTGtttagaatatattttcaaatgtttattataaaattaattattttagaaaaaaatgaagtgTTTGGCAATCtctcaaaatagcttttaaagtgtattttaaatagttttgatcaaaagtgtttaaataaaaatgagtattaaaaaaaatacttttttcttaaGTTAATCCAAACGAACACTTAAATTGATAGaattattagtttatggttCATATTGATAtcactctatttttttttttttcaagtttgactctgatttttttatattactttttaaaatgagaaattaCTTTGAAATGTTGTAGATTTGAAGGGGAAGTGTGGAAGCACTCTCAAATAGAATTTTAAtgtttcttcatcatcatcatcttcttttttttctttctttttggagatttcaatttttttaaattattgatttgtTGCAAGACTTGAGAGTTAAAATATGATTATTTTATGTTGGTTGAAATGTAAGTAGAAATGTGGAAGAATGGACTTTTTAGTTCAACATTCACATTGATGACAAGTGGCATGAGGTAAGCGaccatagaaaataaaaaatattatagtatTTAAATTCAGAATATCAAAGTGAAAAgagagttttatttatttatttgaatctccAAAAATTTTCACGTTCAACTATACTTAGATTGacaaattaaaataacttactatttaatttaatgatgaTGTTAATTTCTAAGTCACTTTTATTAGGGGTGAATATGAGCTGGGTTGGACTGGGTTGGAGGTATTTTATAGGCCAAcctaaaaatttgggttggctTTAAATGAACTCTATCAGTTCATTTTCAAAAggtcaacctaacccaacccaacctaataTTTTCGGGTTGGTTTAGGCTGGGTCACTAGGTTTAAAAAGACCTGAAGATTGAGAGATCGCGATTCGAATAAAGTCGAACAGATGGTCGGAGCGACGTCAGAGGCGGACGAGGCGTGTGAGGATGAGACAAGAGATTGAGATTCGAATGAAGTTGAATGGATGGTCGGAGCGATGCCTTCAGCGGACGAGGTGTGCGATTTTTGGAGGAAGCATGCGAGGATGCGATGAGCTGATGAAACGTACAATTTTCGGGAGTCTGAGTTGAGATTGGAGGCGTGCGAGGATGCGACGATGATGAGGGCACGAGCGGAGGCATGCAACGACGACGAGGAGGAGGTTTGAGATCAGAAGCATGCGACTTTTGGAGGAAGGAGATCAGACTTCGGAGGCTAGGGCAAAGTGATGAGTGGGGATTGGGGAGTGGGATTTTTGGGGGGTTTAGGCACTGTAGGACTGGGACACGCACGATGAATTgaagtgtgtgtatatatatatatatttgggtaCTGGGTAACTCGAGATTCGATCCGaaagctttttttttaaaaacttttcaacccaacccaagttACAACCCACAGTTTAGGTTGGGTAGTCTGGGTTGGTCGGGTTACCAGTTGTTTGAACACCCCTAACTCTCATGAATCATTTTTAAGCTACATATATTAAAACTTCACCTAactatattttaatttgaattttgtgggAGGCATTTTTGCTCAAATTTGCAGAACCTAAACATATGAATTTACCGTTTCCTATGATTTTgatttcctaaaaattaccttATCGGTTAAGTTAcaagtttagtttttgttttgtgtCTGATAGccctcaaatttttaattttgtataaccctcaaaattttaattttgtatctaacttccctaacttttaaaaaaaacttaataagTTCATGACatattcaaaaaaatttaaatattaaataatctatgtaatataaaatagtatattataaaatataacttttaattttcaattttgtaactaaAAGAtcaaaaaatattatttgatctATGAGGTccaatattaaaaaattcaagaacctaatgaagatgaaataaaaaatttaaaaacatgttAGAGActatttaaagttaaaaaaaatgtattagaCATATAATCGAAATTAGTTAGTGACatattattaaacattttttctttcttttaaaatattcacCAAGGTTTTGTCTAACTAGCCTGAACAAATAATTTATGAACTGCAATTTTGAAAACTCTCTTACTTTGCAAAATCTAAGCGTAGGCTTCATAAACACAAGGTTGCCAACCTCTTATACTTCTCACACACTAACTTGAAAATTGAGAGATTATTAAGAACTTTTAAAATTACTGAAACTAGGGAAAAAATAAACCTTCACAAAGGGGAGAAGATACTTtctatactatttttttttttttaattttccaataataaataaaaataaatctaaacatTACAAACTAATTAATAGGCAATTTATAATCTTCCAAGAGAATGTAAAATAACTAATAagtaaaactaatttaattgaaattagtaactaattaagtatataaattaaacTAATATTTACCACATCAGGCTAGTTAGACAAAACCTTGATgaatatattctttttaaagCATGTGGACTATCTAACACAacaaaaactttgaaaatttgaagatgAAATATATCTAAGTAAATTAGACCAAAAATACATCATCGAATGACCTATATTTGTagaatttttatatcattttcgAGTTAGAAACGTTTTAAAATTAGTAATTTGATTCTTTGAAGCTATAGAAGGTAATAAATTTATGCTTCTACTCAAAATGAATGAAATCCTTGTGATTTAGggggaaaaaatagaaaatccggtcccattttgtaattatttcgttttttatttttgatttttgaaaattaagcttattccGTCATCATTTaatacaatgatttgcatatttcttaattacaatgattgaatttttaatcaaattctaaattccaaaaacaagtttttaaaagctattttttttttttagttttgaattttagcttagttttttaaactagtggtaaaaagtagataacaaagaaagagatTTGGAGAGGAAATTAAGTAGAGTCAGcggacttaatttttaaaaacaaaaattgaaaactagaTGATTATAAAATGGAGGCTATATTTTTGTGTTTCATTTATATCCATTGCATAGCTCtcattgagcatagctcaataAAGTATATCCCTCCAAATAAGCACCTCTCAAACTATTTATGAGTCACTCATGAGtcaaatataaaaacaaatccATCAACATCTCTCTATTCTCTTGtttttcatatttgtaattttcagTTACACAATTCTCTTTTTTTGAATTTGCTAATTTTGTTTTATGAAAACTAAGTTGTAACATATAAATTGTTTGTGAGTAGTGAAGATAATAGGTATTTTATTGAATTGGTTACATATTAGATCaatgttttgatttgatttgaaatgaaagtTGATTGGGATTATAATATTAGATTTGgatgaattaaataaaagaaacataaGGATAACATGCAACATTTATATGCTGAGATTtgtgattaataataataataaatgtaaagCCAATTATTTGACTTGGTCTATGAGTAAAGAGCAAGAGactttaaaaaaaggaaagaagaggaAGGGTGAGAATATCCAAAATGTGAGGGCTGAGGGCATAAAGTAAGAGAAAGAACCTTAAAAAGAAGACAGAGAGAAGAACGTGGAGGGTTGTGATTGGTCGGTTATAATGCGGTTGGTTACAACGCGGAAGAGGTTATTGGTCCCGTTGTGCACGTTTACGTCTctagtttttctatttttctatttttctatttgtttttatttaaattaattataagaacaaaaaatggaaaaacaagataaagggcaaaaaaaaaaaaaacaaaacccgCGTTGTGACCTCTATAAGAGTCTATGAAACCGTACGCGTGGCAGTTGGTGGTTGGCGGTGACTGAGGCACTAAAAGGAAGGGAAAATGTGTCACcctcaaatgaaaaataagaaaacctaaaataaaatatccCACGCGCTTCCCTGCCGCCAAACCTCTATTTTTGTCTCACCACTCTGCTATCAACCGCATGTTTTTAGCACGTTTAACCCCATATTCCCTCCGTTCagtttagttttgaaatttgaaattaatataataacttaacttgaaaattttatatttcgACTCAATAATCGaattattaaaatatgatttttatatatattcagATGTTAACTCCTAACTTTCAGAtatattttatactttttttaataactaatcATTATATTTGAGGTGGACTAAATACTCTTGTTTCatacaaataacaaaattacaatATACTTTTTACATTAAGGAAGTGTATGAATgtaatttatacaaaataaataaatgtgtttGGTTACATTTtctcaaaagtatttttatacaCAGCTTTGTTTGGTTTTGGTTATATATTCAAAGTGTTTCTATTAAAGTTAAATTACCGTATAAGATTGCTATTAAACATCgtaaactaataatttaaactttatatttaaaaCCACTTTCACCAACCAAGTTTGACATTTTTGTTAATTTACGAACCGATATTTCCATCATATCAATATCAAAGAAAAATCAacgaaatataataaaaatataaaccgTGTAGACCAAATAGTAATGACAAAAAAGTTAAAGTAAATCGATTTAAATAAGATGAAAtgtttatttgttaatttaaatacTCTTTCTTTATAAATCgacattttatttgatatttttgaaaatttgaaatatcaaCATTTTTATTACATCATATTTAAAACTTCACTCACCACGCAACGTCTCGATGTCTCATTCTCCTCCTATTCTTGCTTTAGTAAAAATTAATTGTCATTTCCAAAAGTAGTcaaatttttctattatttttaccAAGTTTTCACCTTCCTAAAGTCGTGTTTATTAAGCATCatgtttttgtatttaaaaataagtGGGGGAAGaaccttattttttaaaataagaaatagaaaTCAAAGTATTATGAGAACTAAAtgcttaaaaatattttaaagttcttttaaatataatttaggtTTTAAGTACGGTTAATCGAGAGATGCTAAGGATATTAAGATTGTGtcaatttaattgaaataatttggTATACCTATTGATTCACACTTCGtatctttctaaaaaaattatttaatactaatttcGATAGGcaaattgataaatataatttaaaatgtttgGTTGAAGGTATGTTTGTAGCTATTCAGattatattttatctttttagaTTCACTcaccaaatatttgtttttacaTATATGTTGTTAGATgttagttttgagtttggtgTTTTTAAAAAggtatacatttttttaaaatgtaaacttatatttgaaaatataaaaaacttacaatattttatgatataatCTCAATTcgatttataaattaaaatatgtattataatatgtgatattgtaaaataataatcaaacataacttttaacataaaacacatttataagttaattaataatagtttatattcaACCTAACATTTAACGGTAACTACaatacatatttgaaaatacttaaaatttttgtttgttaggaatttcatattatataacatatagacTCTTGCACCTATCGTCCATCTACTTTTAAAACGATTTATATGCCACAAAAATTtcaactaaataataataagatataAAAGTTACATAAATGAATTATGATTTAAACCcttttaaaagtcaaattttatCATAGGGTAGGGTAAGCATGGGGTTTAGTAAAATGAAAATCTAAGAAGTATATGATATATATCAATGTAACATAAAGtagttattaattaattctcagtAGTCTACAAAAATTACTTAATTGCACgcattagatttaatatatttaatatactaTTAATTAGTAAtcatttaattgcattaacttaatatatatactACCAAATTAATTAgctatttaaaagtttcaacggctacaaaatctacattacttgacacacgtagtttttaattacttgacatttctttgaaaaaaaaggTCAAGTAATAACCTTTTAGGaaagaaaatgtcaaataaaatggtTAACAAAACGGAGATTGACAGAATGTTTCAGATATTTTCACGCGAATCGttacttgacacgtttttcgtgtcaagtaatataaggtcttatTTTACACATTTTTCGTAtaagtataagaagctcttacttgacatatttttcatgtcaagaaaataatatatttttttaatctatattttttgtttccctcCCTCCTAcattttcatttctctctcaaTTTTGGTTTCCTTcctaccaaaattatcaaataaaatataaaaaataattaacttattattttaaatcaataaaaagtaattatcaaattagaaaatcccacttcttctctctctcacGCTGCAACTCCCCCCTCCCCCTCACGATCTCTCTCTCCCTCCTCTACATTTCGTCTCCTTCCCATAACCTAGCCCATTATCGCCGATTTCAGCCACCACTTCCAGTTCCTCCGACCATCGCTCAGTGTCTGTCCTTGCTACACCGCACCTCCAACGAACGATTGACCACGAGCACCATCGGTTTGACTCTCATGTGCACCCATTGTTGTCGATCTCTCCATCTCCGTCCGATCTTTCTCTTTCAGACTCGTCATGTGGTTCTGTCTTACAGTCGCCCACTCTCAGACCTGCCTCGGCATCATCGCTTTCCAGAATTGGTGTTTTAGGTAAGTTTTTAGTGTCTTGTATGGGTTTTCTTGGCGAATCTTAAATACCCACTAGATCCACGGCAACGCCCACCGGTCAGCCACCTTATAGTGCCCAACGATCAGTCCTCCACCAAATCCGGTCAGTCCTCCACCAGATTCTTCATACAGCCACGCTGCCCCTATCAAGTAAAAGCTTCTTATAGTTTTATAAGTGTTCTTGttcctcttttgtttttcttttcatgcAAGTTGGTCAAGGCTCAAATGAAGCGTCAATGTGAGCAAACACTTCGGGTAAGTGTTTTGGATGTATTGGAATAAATTTGTGATTTGGGTTATAATGTAGCATCTTCTGTACTGATTTGCTTGTTTGAATATTTGACAAtgagattgattttgaagtGTTGGAAGGAGTTGAGTTGTTGGCCAATAGGTTTGAGATC
This window contains:
- the LOC120070234 gene encoding 9-cis-epoxycarotenoid dioxygenase NCED3, chloroplastic, with protein sequence MASSSSSSSSLLKSPLSSPMLQNLSLNSNYGRNRVAPTCSLHTPSIIQIPKHSHTAFPSPLKTTVPPSPPSLSSPSHDWNFLQRAAAIALDAVENALVSAERKHSLPKTADPAVQIAGNFAPVPEQPVRKGLPVTGKVPDSIRGVYVRNGANPLHEPVSGHHLFDGDGMVHAVEFSDGGAVSYACRFTETQRLVQERAYGRPVFPKAIGELHGHSGIARLMLFYARGLFGLVDHNHGIGVANAGLVFFNGRLLAMSEDDLPYQITVTPAGDLKTVGRFDFHGQLTSTMIAHPKLDPVSGEMFALSYDVIQKPYLKYFKFSPEGEKSPDVEIPLPQPTMMHDFAITEKFVVIPDQQVVFKLPEMIRGGSPVVYDKEKISRFGILDKNATDANAIKWIEAPDCFCFHLWNAWEEPETNEIVVIGSCMTPPDSIFNECEENLKSVLSEIRLNLSTGKSTRRPIIAETEQVNLEAGMVNRNRLGRKTQFAYLALAEPWPKVSGFAKVDLFTGEIRKYLYGDQRYGGEPLFLPREGAEAEDDGHILAFVHDEKEWKSELQIVNAMTLELEATVKLPSRVPYGFHGTFISSKDLQKQIR